The genomic window GTCCCTCGGCACTGGGTTTCCCATGTCCTTGTCCATCCATTCCTAACACCCCCTACAGCTTAGACAGTGTTACTTCCTTCCTTCAAAGAcacctccagtggcttcccactgCCAACAGAATACTAGCATTTAAGACTCTCCATACCCTGGTCCAGAGGTAGCCATCCCTAGCCATCTCTCAGCACATCCCCTGGGCATCTCTGGCTCCCAAACACCAGCCTGGCCCCTATGCCCCAAAGATGCCACATTTACTtctttgcttttgctgcttccctaGGCCATAATGGTCACCCCTTGTTCTCTTACAGACCTTGctcaatttctgctcttttcCATCAAGTCTTTATATCACTTCTGGCCAGAACCAAATGTTGTTCTAGAACTCAGCACATCGCTAGGGCCTTGTTTATCCTTTGTattgactctttttaaaaaaaattattttgtttttcaaaacaaacaacttttattgaagtgtagttgatttacagtgttgtgctagtttcaggtgtacagtccTTTGGCTGGCTCTTGCTGGGGTCGTATACAAACTCGTCTCCCCACTAGACCATACAGTCCTTAAGATCAAGAATCTTTTCGGTTCCCTCTGTCCCCAACACTTGACATAAGGATGCAGTACTTCTTTCACAGACAAGTTAACACAGTCTAGATGATTGGGTGGGGGCAGGAATGGGAGGAAAGGAAACCGGCTGGTGAGTGGGTTCACTGCATGCTGCTGTCAGTGCCACAGAATTAGGCATAAAGGGCTATCACTGTCCACTGTCTGAATAAGGTTGTGAAAGTGGGGAAGCAGGGCGCTGAAGCTGAACCCTATCTTTTGTCCCCAATCCCTCCCCAAAGATTCGACACCTCCTAGAGGCTGTGACCCCAGAGAGAGTTCTTGAAGAGATCCCTCCTGAAGTTCCTATAGAGCCAGGTGAGCAGAGAGCCTTCTTTTTGGTGAGAGGCAGAGGAACGTCCAAGAGCTGAAGAAATCACTGTCTTTGAGCTTCTTTCAGGAGCGAGGCCCTGTGAGGGGCACTGTATGTGTATAGTGTCATCACTGCTCACAAGAGTCCTATGAGATCAGAattattatccccagtttacagatgaggaaagtgaagcccATAGTGGTTAAGCGATGTGTCCTGGGTCAGCTTGCCAGTGACTAGCCGGGGCCTGACTAGAACCCAGGTGGACttgactccagagtccatgcttttGCCTTACCACATGGGTGGGGGACTTGGAAAGAAACAGGGGCTGGTGTGACTTCCCTCCCCTCCAGAAAGGATTCTGGTCACTGCACCGTCTCCCGAGGCCATCACGCTCCTGGAGGCGGAGCCCATACGTATGCTAAAGATTGAGGTGAGCTGAGCCCCTGCACACGGAGCCTGAGGCCCGAGTCCTGCTTCTGCTGGCCCAGCCCCCCTGCATCTTCTGCCCCCAGAGTCCTGCCTTCTCCACCTCCGTTTCCCCACCACTGCCACCAGCGCTGGAGCACCCACAGGCTTCCTTGGTCTGGCCCAGCCCTGTGGCATGTCTCTCAGACAGAAGTGGAATTGAGTCCCCTCGCCTTGGTTCTCCCTCTCTTGACAGGGTGAACGGGAGCTCCCAGAGGTCAGCCGCCGAGACTTGGAGCTGCTGATcgcagaggaggaggaagccaTCTTGTTAGAGGAACGTCGGCTAGGCAGGTCCATCGGGCCGCGTAGGGCCCGCCCGGTGCTGGATGGTCAGGCCCCTGGCACGGGCATTTCTGGGCTGGGCAGTGTTCTCATCTCTTCTGTGTTCTGAGCCCTGACCTTCTCTTCGCAGAGTACAAAGAGGAGCTCCGGGTCCCAGAGAGGGAGATCACAATCCCCCCGCCCTCACCTCTAGCTCTTGCAGAGTAAGGGCAGGAACCCCTGGGCCAGGTAGGGGTCATTGCTGGGAGGGTACCTTCATTCTCTTGCCCATTTCCCCTCAGGGTGGAGGAGGCTGCAGAGCCACTTCCGGTTCAGGTCCTGGCCCCCGAGGAGCTGAAGCCACCAGTCTGGGAGCCCGAGGCCCTACTTCCTGGTGAGTACCTGCCATGCCAGGGTCCTTCCCGGGGGTCCCTGCACAGCTGCTGCAGACAGTGGCCCCGTATTCTAACTTGCTGAAGGGAGGACTCTTTAGCATCTCACCTGGGTGGCTTTGAGGGCAAAGGGtgtggggcagagctgggacctcGAGTGTTTTTGCAGAGGTAACTCCCCCGCTGGAGCTGCGTCTGCCAGTCCCACTCATCCCAGAGGTGAGTAATGCTCCTCCAAGCCGCCTCCTTTTCACCCTCCTCTGCCAGAACTGCTCACCCATTTTCAGTTTCCCCAAGCCGAAGGCCACTGCTAGCTTCCACAGGCCTTTGAGCAAATCAGTAAAAGGTGCCCCTGTCCACACTCCATTTTATCCAGATGGGCACCTCATACAGTGTGGGAGCTGCACCcgctcccagaggccccacccaAGCCTTCTCCCAGGGAACCGCTAGGGACGGCAGGCTGGGGCCTGTCTGCAGTCCACGAGGACCACAGGGAAAGGAGTAACGGGTAGCCTtgctcccacctcccctcccccctcagcgGAGGAGGCCCCCAGTCGCCCCACCTCCCAGGATCCCACCtgctcgccgccgccgccgccggttATTATTCTGGGACCGGGAGACCCAGATCCCCCGGGAGGAATTCCGGGAACAAATGCAAACCAGAGCCCACTGCCGGGAGTGTGTGAGTACAGCCCAGGCtctggagggatggagggaggcagGTGCACGTTGGGCCTCCTAAACTCCCGGGGAGGCCATGAGAACAGTCCCCAAAGTGCACGTGTTGGGGGTTTGCCCACATACCACTTCATTACCCCTCCTAGCACATCCAAGGGTTATCAGCTGAAAGTCCTTTTAGCAATGAGCAGGGCAGGCAGGAGCATGAGCCTGAAAGAGCTAGAAGGCCAGAGGCCCTGGAACAAGGCACTGCAGGTGGATAAGGGGCAGTGGCTCCTTCCTAACCCGGCTTCCGGCCTTTCCCACCACACAGCCAATGGTGCAGCCTCCTGAGAGGATGATCACGAGCCCCGGAGAGCTGTTCCGAACCCCGACTCACTGTGAGGAATGGTGGGAGCTGGTGTGTGGGATTCTCTGAACCCCTATCCCTCACTCTTGGTGTTCCTCACGCCTCAGACCCTCTCCCTGCTGCCCCGTCCTCAGCTGGCCGGCTACCCCAAGAACTGCTGGCTTTCTGGACCCACTGTGCCCAGCCACTCCCGCCAGCACTCAGGAGGAGGCCGCCCCCGGAGCCCGAGGAAGAGGAAGCCGAGAGGGAGGCGGCAgctgaggaggaaaggagaaaggctgAAATTCCGAGCGATATCGAGGTAACGGCACCCTCGCTCCTTCCTCCTTTTGCCTGAGCTCCAACAGCCTGCTTTTTTCTGCCCGCGTGAGCCGTGGGCACCAGGTCGCAGCCAGGCTGGTTCAGGGCTAGGTCTGcttcacccctgcccccagtgcTTCTGTGATGCTTGGGGCCTTAGTTCTCATTCTCTCACCTCCAGGTCCTGAGGGAGGCCCTGGAGCCCAGTGAGCCCCTCATGCTGCCTTCAGGTAAGTACCTGGAGAAGGGACGGTGGAGACCCACCACCCTGACCACTGTCCCAGAAAACTGGTGCCCCAACTGCTGACAGTTCTTGTCAGCGCACTTAACATAAGGAAGCATAGACTGAGTCTCTtcagtcccctccccccaccccctgggtgCTTTTAACTAGTCACTGCAAGCTCTGGCACCCAGGTGGACCAGGTGGCCCCAAGATCCCAACTGCTCAGGTGCAAACAAACCCACTCAGGACCCTCCCCTCGCCTTGACAGAGATCTCCCTAGAAGCAGCTGAGGAGGAGAAGACCCGCATCAGCCTCGTCCCCCTGGAAGAACGGTGGTAAGCGGCAGCCCCAGCTAGGATGGGCGTGCCCCTCGTCACTGTCACAGCTGCCACCTTCCCTGCTCCACCCAACTCCCGTGTTCTCCTAGGGCCTGGGCTGAGGCGGAGCAGCTAGAAGCCCCTGCATTGCCCGTGGTGCCTGAGCTCCCTGAGGTGCCTGTGGAGATGCCTGTGGAGCTGCCCCCAGAGCCTGAGCTGCTCTCGCTGGAGGCTGTGCACAGGTACAAGGAAGGGTGTGCCTCCATGGGTGGCCTGGGCTGCAGCCTCAGCTCACAGTTCTTGACCCCCACAGGGCAGTGGCACGGGAGCTGCAGGCCAACAGGGAGCCTGACTTCAGCAGCCTGGTGCCACCTCTCAGTCCCCGCAGGGTGGCCGCCCGGGTCTTCTACCTGCTCCTGGGTGAGCGAGgaacgtgtgtgtctgtgtggggggtggggagtggacaCACAGGCCAGAGGCTGCTGTAGGGACCCTCTCCTCTGAccagccctctcctcccctcttgaCCAGTGCTTGCTGCACAGCAGATCCTTCGTGTGAAACAAGAGGAGCCATATGGGCGCCTCCTCATCCAGCCAGGGCCCCGATTCCACTGCGGCTAGAGCCAATTTACAAAGCTGCCAGGGAACCGGCTACGTTAAACAATGTCCTGCCTCACTTCTGAACACGGATCTCTATCCTTCTTGCTCCCAGAGCTACTGTTCAAGCAGAAAATAAACTGCCTTTATTACAGGATGGTGTCATGACTCCGTTTGTATCGTCCCACAGCACGACAGACCCAGCCCTAGGGGACACCCCCAGTAAGGCAGCAAATAGGGCTGAGACTCCAAGTGGGTATGAGGCCCAGGCCCAGAATCTTTGGTAAGGCGTGAGCTGGAACTGGGCTGAGAGCTGGTCTCGGGCGTGGGCAGGCTCTGTTCTCTCTGGCCCAGCTGCAGCCCGCAGTCTAGGTGAGGCCCAGGATGGCCTGGAGCTCCTGGGCCTTGTTGCCTGGCAGGGAGCCCAGTGCTGAATGGAAGCTGTCAGTGTGCTGTTTGGCCAAGAACGTGAGCAGGAGCAGCAGCGACGCCTTGGTGTCTGGGTGGAGAGTGAAGGGGAGGagtctggggagggctggcctcCCATCCCTAGCAGCCCCAGGCCCCCTGAGCCCTGCtgctccccgcctccccccagccctgcccacaacTGCCACCATCACCTGCTGGGACCTTGTTCTCGGCCAGGATGAGGCTGCAAATGCGCAGGAGCTCTGGAGCCACATCTACAACCTGTGGGGAAAGAAGGGCTGACTCGGGCAGAAGCACCCCTGGGCCCCAGCACTGGGGTGGGTGGTAGGGGCCCCGGAGAGGTCGTCTCCCACCTGGGCTGTTTGAGCAATGCTGATTAACACACATGCCAAACAACTGAACCATGAGAAGAACCCTGAAACAGGGTggtagtaaatttttttttttttttttggagagcaTGAGACTGTGACCAAAGGTATTTGAAATCACCGCCTTAAGACCAAAAGAAGCCCAGACACTCAGGAGCTCCACCCACACAGTAGTCTGCGAAGATGCAAGACAAAGGTGATGGACACAAGAGCACTGGGACATGAGTCCCAAAGCTAGCCACTTGATGCAGACAAATCTCATTCACAAAGTAGAGCTGCTCTGACTGGAAAGGATGGTGGGGTGGCCCAAAGGGCCCAGGCTCCATGGAGCACAGTCTGAAAGAACCTGGTCTAGGAAATCAGCCTCGGAAAGCTGTGACTTCTGGCTCAGACCAGAGGGTGGAAATGAAACCTCCCTGAGGAAAAATGCTATGCGGTGAGAggaagcccctcctccccccttaAAGGCCTTGGCTGCCAATCCTTGCACACCAACAAGAAAGCCGAGAAGAGCAGCTTAAACTGATGCCAACCCTGCCTGTCAATGAGACTGGAGCATCAAGCCCCCCTCTAAGGGCCCCCACATCGGGGTTACCTGGTCAGGGCTGCTCTGGTACAGGAAGTTGAAGAGGTGCCCTAAGGTGACCCACTCCTCCAAATCCTCCTTCAGTGGCAGGGCGTGCAGCAGGGCAGCCAGCACCTGGACACACAGAAGACTCTGGCCTCCAGCCCTGCACCCTCCTCAGCTCCCTGGCCCTGCGTGGCgcccccacccctcacctggGGCTCTGGTTTCCTCGTGGGACTGGCCATCAGCAGGCGGGCAAGTGCCCCACAGATGTTGTCATGGACGCGATCATGGCGCTCCCTCGCCAGAAGGGGCAGCAGGAGCCCCAGCAGCTTAGGGAAGTGTCTGGTCCACAGTCAAGGAACAGGCACACGGGGAGAATGCTCCCATCCCGAACCCCAGGAACACCCTCCCAACCCCATCTGGGCCCCCTCCTGCAAGCCGAGGATACTCCTGGGCAGGGCGACCCCCGTGCTCCGCCAGCACGCCCAGCCCAAAGATGGCATTGCTCCGCACCTCGGGGTCCGCCTCCCGGGCGGTGCTCAATAGCACGGGGAGCAGCCGGGACACAAACTGGGCCGAGGCGGCACCCAGGCCCTGAATGGACTCCGCCAGCGTCCCCATCGCAAAGGACTTCTCTGCCACTGTGCAGCCCTGTTTCTGGTGGGGGGAGGAGTGCGAGTCAGCCTGGACTGGGACCAAGTGGGGAACTGGGCACAGGGGACACAGGCGGAATGGGGCTCGAAGCCAGAGGACAGAGCACTCACCGTCTTGCAGAGCAATAATGGCAGGAAGCCGGCAAAGAAGGGGGCAAAGGCATCTCCCCCGGCCGCAGCGGCCAGGGCAGGGATGGCCTCACCAGCATGCTCCAGCAACATGGCGTCGTATTCAGCCTGCAGGGCCAGGTCAGAGGCTGGACACCAGGGCCAGCTCTGAGACTGGAAGCACCTCCCACTGTATTCCTCCACGGCTGTGGTCTCCCTGAGGGCTGCCCTTGGTTGACAGGACTGGCCCCTTCCAGGCTGGGTTTGTTTGCAGCCCAGCTTTCCCTCCTGGTCCTCCTACTCCCACTATTAATCCAAGCCTGCCCCGAAGCCccacctccaagaagccttccttgaACACCCACTGCCTTAGTGGGAGTGGGGTTTGTTGTTCCGAGCCACTACCAATCTTTTAGCTAGCCCCGTACCCCCAGGCCAATCCAAGCACACTGTCCACCCCGCCCCGTGGAGACCAACTGGGCTGCCTGGTCCCAGTTTGCACCCGTAGCTCTTACCTGGTCCTCATCCTCCTCCTGGTCGGTGTCCTGACAAGCTGTCTGTAGGAAGAGGGTGCTCAGCTCAGTCTGGGCTCTCCGGCCCCTTCTCCTTTCCATgggtggaaggagggggaagCTGGACTGGCAGCCTCCGGCTAGCCCCACCCAAGGCTGGGCCACTTCCTCACCCTGCAGTCTGCCGGCCCCTCACCTTCCTCTGCAGCACAGCCTTGAGTGCGTGGCAGAGCTCAGCAAGCCGCCCGGGGGGCTGCAATGCCAAGCTCCCAGAGCCACGCAACATCGCCGTCAGGGCCGCCAGCACGGCCATCACCACCTGGCGCTCCCGCTCCCCGTTCACTGCCCGCAAGTAGGATGGCACCACCCGGGCCAGGGCGGCCTGCAGAGCTGGGGACACGATTGGCTGAAGCCTTGGtcagcccctgccccctccccacccaccccctgcttcCAGAGGCCCCAGCCAGGCCCCGGCCTCGCCTTCTCACCAGCAGTGTTGGGTTCCGAGGGGCAGCTTTGACAGGCTTTGTGCAGCGCACAGCAAAACTGACCCAGGGCCTCATGGGCTGCCTTCCGCACGTTCAGGTGAGGGCACTGCGGCACGAGGAGGGGCAAGAAGTGCGTGCTGCATGCAGGGCCGGCACAGCTCCTAGCCCCCagacaccccccgccccgccccccgccccactcaCCTCCAGCAGTGTGAACACTTCTTCAAAGACAGTCTCCATGTAGGGAAGGAAGGCCACACTGTGGACAGACACACCGCCATGGGGAAGGGGCTCCCAGGAGAGGTTCCCAGTGCCGAGGAGAGGCCGATGCTCACCTAGCATTCACAGAGATCTCCCCCAGCGCAGCACAGGCGTCTTCCTTCTCATCGAAGAAGGCGTTTTCCACGCTGTACCTGGAGTAAGGTGGGGAGGCAGCAGCAATCAGGCGCCAGGAGAAGCAGAGCTGGCCCTGGGCCCTTGTCCACGCCAGGATCCCCCAGACCAGAACGGCACCCTCCGCACCCTGAGATCTCTgagtcatcctcctcttcctcgtcctcctccacgagctcctcctcttcctccccaccacGCTCAGCGTCAAACAGAAGGAAGGTGCTGCTTCCGTCGTACTGAGGCTGGAATGGGGAGGCGCAGCAGGGACTTTGGCTCAGCTGGGCCCAGGAGAGAGATCCCATCCCAGGCCTGGCCGTCCCCAGCTGGCCCAGCCCACCCTGTCTGCTCACCACAATGCCCTCAGTGGAACGCAGTGACAACAGCATGAGTGTGGTGATTCGTGGCAGGTGGCGAGCGAGGCTCTCACCCATCAGCCCCGATAAGGCTGCAAACAGGCTGTACCTGGCGGAGACAGGCGGAAGCTGTATAGTCCTACCTGCTGTAGCCAGACAGGATGAGGGAGCCCGGGGAACACATGGTCCAGAACCAGAGGACTGGGGTCTGGGTTGGGGCGGGGTGAGGGCTCACTCACGTGCAGCGCCGCAAGTCAGGGTCGTCTACCTGGTCACACAGGCCCAGCCCCAGCTGGCAGCATTCCTCAGCCAGGGGCCTCATGGGCTCCCCTACTGCTCGCGCCAGCGCCCCAAGTGTCTCTGCAGAGGCCAAGTGCTCGGTTAGCACCAGGATGAGGTACTAGGCCAGAGGTGTGCAGGGCCAAGGCCTGAGGGACCAGAGatagctgggggcgggggtggttcAGAAATCCCTTCTACTCCTGGGTACAATACGAGCGCAGGAAGACACCTGTGCTGCCCCGGGGCGATCCCGTGAACGACAGGTGAGCATCAGCCCTTCCCTAGCACTGGGAAGCCCGCCTAGGAGTGCCTCGCTCACCCAGGCTCTGGATCCGCACAGGCTGAAGGTCCTCATGGCCTGTCAACAGGAATTCCCGCAGGTGCTCCATGATGGTGGGCAAGTAGGGCAGCATGGAGGCCTGGGCAGCCGTGGCTGCGGCATGGAAGGGCAGAATCAGAGCTGGAGAGTGAGCAGGGACCACCTGCCGCAGGCACCCAGAGTGAACCCATGCTCCCGCCTCCTGCCTCCGACTCACCAATGGCCCCCAGGGCGCTCACAGCCAGCTCCTTGGCCCGGGAGCTGCTGGGGTTCCTCAGAGGCTGCAACATACACTCCATGAGCTCCGTGAGGTGGTGCTGCACTTCAGGCCCTGTGGGAAAGGGCACCCCTCTACCAACCAACCCATGTCTCCTACCTGCCTCCAGGGCAACCCTCCTTGTGGCCCTGCCacatccctctccccaccacgGGCAGTGGTTCGGGGAGCTGCACCTCCTGCCCCCTTCAGCCAAAGCGAcagccccatcccctccctcacaCCCCCAAAGGGCAACGCCACCTAGGTTCTCCACGAAGTTCTCCAGGGCATAGCAGGCCTTGGCTAGGTGACGTGTGCACCCAGGAGGCACGGACTTTAGGTAGGCGAGGAGCAGTGGCATCACCTCCCCGGAAAAGCTGCGAatgtggggctgggggaaggagaaaggtGGCCTGAGTCAGCTCAACTGCAAGGCACGCACCTAAGTACTGATGGCAGCAGGGATGCCTGAGGGATGGGGCTGAGGGGAAGCTGGTCTCTGGGACAGGTGGGGACTCTGAAACAGTGGCTGCCCACGTCGGCCTTGCTGACCTGTAGGTTCTCTGAGAACTGGCCCAGGGCAAAGAGCGCAGCATTGCGCACAACCTGTGACGGATCCTCCAGGCTCCTGCACACGATCTGTAGCAGTGGGGACAGCAGTCTGGATGGGGCAGGACAAGAGGATGGAGTCtgaggggcagggcctgagatCCCTGGGCTGAGCCATTCTGCTGTTTCCCCTGGGAAAACCAAGGCTTTTTGTCACCAGATGGTGAGCACCACCCGCTGACCCTGACAGCTAGGGTATCTTCCAAACCAGGACACTTGAGTGTGAGAGCAGACACATTGATGACTAGGCTCAAAGGACAAGCAGAGACCAGGACTGCCGTGGGCAGTGTGGTCCTCCTCCCCATGGCCCACCCTCACTCCGAGACAGGGGAACACATACCTCTGCCTGATGTGGTCGCCGGCTCCATCAGAGAGCACCGCCAGCACAAGGAGCCCAGCCTTGCGCTGGTACGGGCTCTGGCTCCGCAAAGCCTCTTCCAGCATGGGCATCTAGGGGAGCAGATGGCGCTCTCCTGAAACCCCAGCACGAGCCTGCCCATTCCTAAGGCAGTAGGCCTTCCACACCTACCAGGGCCCAAACATCCTCAGGCTCGGGAGACTAGGCAAACCCGGGGGTGGGAGCACTGGAAGGACAAAGCCACACTTACCAGCAGGGGACAGAGCTTCTCAGGGGGCAAATGGAGTGCCAGCATGTCCACGACCTGGAACAGGACAGGGAGACTTTGCTGACTCCATCTctgccccccagcctcccccaatGACCTAACACCCCTGCCCCCGGCCCCTGTCCCACATCCCACCTGAACGGCAAAGTGCTTGGGCGTCTCCCCCACCAGTCCAACATCCAGCTCTTCCTCCTCTGAATCCTGGTCCTCAGGATCCAGCTGACCCAGGGGGGGCTCGGCAGCCATGATGGGGAAAAGGGTATGCAGCAAGGGTGGCAGGAGGCGATTCTTCAGTAAGGCCTTAAAAGGGAGAATGGAACGGTGTCCCTGAGAATCTGTTCCCAAGATGGACTCACATTAGAAATTCCAGGCTTCCAGGCCACAGGGGGTCCAGGAGGAGATTCCCAATCTCCTAGCCAAGAGCTAGCCTGAGTCCAGACCCAGCCTGGAACATCTTAGCTATGGTACTTTACATATCCCCAGACAGACAGAAAGCTCCAAGAGTGAAATGGAGAAGAAGATGGAAGTCAGGTGATGTGTGTCAGAAAGCACTCACCTTGCTCTTGACTTTGACCAAGAAAGTGAGACAGCAGAGAATACGCACACGTATTGCATCACCCAGGGCCACGTTTCTAGCCACCTGCCCAGAGACCAACTCGAATCAGAAACCGGCAAGGAAACTTCCAGCAGAACAAGCAGCAGGGACAGTGCCGACCCCAGGCTCACCTCCAGGCAGAATGTGAGGACCTCTGAGAGGTGGGAGGTGATGATGGGCAACTCTGACTCCAGCAATTCATCCAGGGCCTCCAAGGCCTCACAGGCCTTTGCCTGCCAGACAGAGAAGCCACGGGGTTACTATGCTCTTCTTCAGTGGACCAGGCTGAATGCTCCTGCACCCTCCTTCCAACAGAGCTCCTACCCGAATGTCCTCACCTCGTCTACAGGGATCAGAGTCTGCACGGCCACGATGAGCTTGGGCACCAACGGTCGCACGAGAGGCTGGAGGACACAAGATGAGCTAAATCACAGAAAGCACGATGCAGCCTAATCTCCAGCCCCAGAAGCTAGCAGCTTCCTCGAAGCCTGCACATAGGAGGAGCCTAGGCACAGCCACCCACAGGATCCCCTCTCAACTGTCAGGCAGgacaaaaagcagagaaagaatctTAAGTAGCTCTGCATCCTGCAAGGGTGAGGACACGAAAGCCCGAGGGTAAGGAGCCAGGGAAGGTGAAGGCCCACATCTCACCACATCATCAGTGCCAAGGTAAGGGGCCATGGTGGTCAGAGTGCGCAGGGAATAGAAGAGGAGCCCAGGAGAGCCCACATCaccaagggtctcattcagaagCCGAAGAAGCTCCCGGTGGTGGGGGCGGAAGGCCTCAGGCCGGGAGGTCACCACCACACTTAACAGCAAAAGCCCCATCTGCCCAGGAAGAGGGGTAGAGAGGGAAAAGCTTACATGGTCTATCCAGCCTCTGAGTCCCTTCCTCCCACCAACCATGTGATAGTACCTCTCTCTCAGGGACGTGGAGGCTGTGGATACTGTGCTGAAGAAGCTGCATGAGCTGAGGCCAGGCCTCCAGGCCTTCTTTTCGAAAAATGGTAGCTGAGAGCTGGGCCAGGCTAAGACTCACAGAATGCCTGCGAACAGGAGAGATTCCCCACCCCCAATCACCCTCCAGTACCCTTCCCTGTACGCGATGGCCCTGCCTCCACGGGGTGGCCAGGAGAGAAACCTCCAGGTGTGCGCACAGGGCCTCTGCCAAGTTGGGACACAGAAGACAACGACTCAGAGGGATGCTAGCAGCACAGTAGGTGTGCAGTCTGGTGAGGGTGACCTCACTCATGCTGAATTTCAGTTCTGTTCTTCTGACTCGGCCTTGGCAGACCATCACAGCCTACGCTCAAGAACTTTCATCTTTAATACAGCTTGAAAGTCGTTCCTCCACCCTTGGTCTAGAACCTAAGTCCCTGCCCCCCAAGAGCCAGCCTGGAGctaaaaaagaaggcagaaatccTGAGAAGCTCTCAGCCTAGAGTCAGTTAGGGCCCTGAGAGGATGCAGGTAGGCActtactctgtctctctctggagGACCGTCACGATCAGAGACTTGATGCTAGAACATAGGTGGCAAGTACTTGGTACCCAAGAACCGCCTcagcccggccccgccccacccctggcCCCGCCCACCTCTCCCGTTGCTCCGCCGCCAGCCGTCGCCAGCCGGTGCTCAGTCGTCTGCGGGTCAGTACGGCCGCGAACTGGCGGATCTGGGATGAGGAAGGAGGCACGTGAGGGTCCGGGCAGGAAGGTGCTGAGCGGGTCGCCGAGGGCAGGAGCTGGCGTACTATGGGAAACTCAGCAGGAAGCGGCAGGAACCTTACCTGAGGGTCGCCCGCCGA from Physeter macrocephalus isolate SW-GA unplaced genomic scaffold, ASM283717v5 random_16, whole genome shotgun sequence includes these protein-coding regions:
- the REC8 gene encoding meiotic recombination protein REC8 homolog isoform X4; translated protein: MFYYPSVLQRHTGCFATIWLAATRGTRLVKREYLKVNVVKTCEEILNYVLVRVQPPLPGLPRPRFSLYLSAQLQIGVIRVYAQQCQYLVEDIQHILERLHRAQLQMRIDMVEIELPSLLLPNHLARMETLEDAPDPFFGMMSVEPRLPSPFNIPQIRHLLEAVTPERVLEEIPPEVPIEPERILVTAPSPEAITLLEAEPIRMLKIEGERELPEVSRRDLELLIAEEEEAILLEERRLGRSIGPRRARPVLDEYKEELRVPEREITIPPPSPLALAEVEEAAEPLPVQVLAPEELKPPVWEPEALLPEVTPPLELRLPVPLIPERRRPPVAPPPRIPPARRRRRRLLFWDRETQIPREEFREQMQTRAHCRECPMVQPPERMITSPGELFRTPTHSGRLPQELLAFWTHCAQPLPPALRRRPPPEPEEEEAEREAAAEEERRKAEIPSDIEVLREALEPSEPLMLPSEISLEAAEEEKTRISLVPLEERWAWAEAEQLEAPALPVVPELPEVPVEMPVELPPEPELLSLEAVHRAVARELQANREPDFSSLVPPLSPRRVAARVFYLLLVLAAQQILRVKQEEPYGRLLIQPGPRFHCG
- the REC8 gene encoding meiotic recombination protein REC8 homolog isoform X3, which codes for MFYYPSVLQRHTGCFATIWLAATRGTRLVKREYLKVNVVKTCEEILNYVLVRVQPPLPGLPRPRFSLYLSAQLQIGVIRVYAQQCQYLVEDIQHILERLHRAQLQMRIDMVEIELPSLLLPNHLARMETLEDAPDPFFGMMSVEPRLPSPFNIPQIRHLLEAVTPERVLEEIPPEVPIEPERILVTAPSPEAITLLEAEPIRMLKIEGERELPEVSRRDLELLIAEEEEAILLEERRLEYKEELRVPEREITIPPPSPLALAEVEEAAEPLPVQVLAPEELKPPVWEPEALLPEVTPPLELRLPVPLIPEPMVQPPERMITSPGELFRTPTHSGRLPQELLAFWTHCAQPLPPALRRRPPPEPEEEEAEREAAAEEERRKAEIPSDIEVLREALEPSEPLMLPSEISLEAAEEEKTRISLVPLEERWAWAEAEQLEAPALPVVPELPEVPVEMPVELPPEPELLSLEAVHRYKEGCASMGGLGCSLSSQFLTPTGQWHGSCRPTGSLTSAAWCHLSVPAGWPPGSSTCSWCLLHSRSFV
- the REC8 gene encoding meiotic recombination protein REC8 homolog isoform X2; amino-acid sequence: MFYYPSVLQRHTGCFATIWLAATRGTRLVKREYLKVNVVKTCEEILNYVLVRVQPPLPGLPRPRFSLYLSAQLQIGVIRVYAQQCQYLVEDIQHILERLHRAQLQMRIDMVEIELPSLLLPNHLARMETLEDAPDPFFGMMSVEPRLPSPFNIPQIRHLLEAVTPERVLEEIPPEVPIEPERILVTAPSPEAITLLEAEPIRMLKIEGERELPEVSRRDLELLIAEEEEAILLEERRLEYKEELRVPEREITIPPPSPLALAEVEEAAEPLPVQVLAPEELKPPVWEPEALLPEVTPPLELRLPVPLIPERRRPPVAPPPRIPPARRRRRRLLFWDRETQIPREEFREQMQTRAHCRECPMVQPPERMITSPGELFRTPTHSGRLPQELLAFWTHCAQPLPPALRRRPPPEPEEEEAEREAAAEEERRKAEIPSDIEVLREALEPSEPLMLPSEISLEAAEEEKTRISLVPLEERWAWAEAEQLEAPALPVVPELPEVPVEMPVELPPEPELLSLEAVHRAVARELQANREPDFSSLVPPLSPRRVAARVFYLLLVLAAQQILRVKQEEPYGRLLIQPGPRFHCG
- the REC8 gene encoding meiotic recombination protein REC8 homolog isoform X1, whose amino-acid sequence is MFYYPSVLQRHTGCFATIWLAATRGTRLVKREYLKVNVVKTCEEILNYVLVRVQPPLPGLPRPRFSLYLSAQLQIGVIRVYAQQCQYLVEDIQHILERLHRAQLQMRIDMVEIELPSLLLPNHLARMETLEDAPDPFFGMMSVEPRLPSPFNIPQIRHLLEAVTPERVLEEIPPEVPIEPERILVTAPSPEAITLLEAEPIRMLKIEGERELPEVSRRDLELLIAEEEEAILLEERRLEYKEELRVPEREITIPPPSPLALAEVEEAAEPLPVQVLAPEELKPPVWEPEALLPEVTPPLELRLPVPLIPERRRPPVAPPPRIPPARRRRRRLLFWDRETQIPREEFREQMQTRAHCRECPMVQPPERMITSPGELFRTPTHSGRLPQELLAFWTHCAQPLPPALRRRPPPEPEEEEAEREAAAEEERRKAEIPSDIEVLREALEPSEPLMLPSEISLEAAEEEKTRISLVPLEERWAWAEAEQLEAPALPVVPELPEVPVEMPVELPPEPELLSLEAVHRYKEGCASMGGLGCSLSSQFLTPTGQWHGSCRPTGSLTSAAWCHLSVPAGWPPGSSTCSWCLLHSRSFV